Genomic window (Marinobacter fonticola):
TGCGGATGGGACACCGGATGTTGCCGATTTGACCGAATCTCAAGTTTTAACCTATTTCGGAGTGAATTGATGCCTCACGTCTATGAAACGGACGGACCGGCGATTTACCGGGAGTCGTTTTCCATTATCCGGCGTGAAGCCGCGCTCGAGCGCTTTTCACCCGACGAAGAGCCGGTGGCGGTGCGCATGATCCACGCCGCCGGGATGGTCGAGCTGGCCGCCCACATTCTGTTTCGCGACGATGTCGTTGTGACGGCCCGTTCGGCCTTGGAGCAGGGCGCGCCGATTCTCTGCGATGCGCGCATGATCTCGGAAGGGATCACCCGCGCCCGGCTGCCCGCAGGCAATCGCATCGTTTGCACGCTTTGGGATGAGGGCGTGCCGGACCTTGCCCGGGAGATGGGCAATACCCGTTCAGCCGCTGCCGTCGAACTCTGGCATCCGCATTTGGAGGGCGCGGTTGTGGCTATCGGTAATGCCCCGACGGCGCTGTTTCATCTACTGAACATGCTGGAAGATCCAGGCTGCCCGCGTCCCGCCGCGATTATCGGCTGCCCGGTCGGTTTCGTCGGCGCCGCCGAATCTAAAGAAGCGCTCTGGGAAAAAGAAGTGGCGCCCTGCTGCATCGTACGTGGGCGCCTCGGCGGCAGTGCCGTTACCGTCGCCGCAGTCAACGCAATCGCGGATCGAAAAGAATGAAGATGGGAAGAATTTACGGGGTGGGCCTAGGACCGGGCGCCCAGGATCTGATGAGTGTGCGGGCAGACCGGTTGATCCGCGACACGCGTCATGTTGCCTATTTTCGCAAAAAAGGCAGGACCGGCCATGCGCGGGGCATCGTCGAGGGCATGCTGGCGGATACGGCAGTCGAACTGCCGATGGAATATCCGGTCACCACGGAAATTCCTGTCAGCGATCCCCGTTACAACGAACTGTTGGCAGCGTTCTATGAAGCCAGCATCAGGCGTCTAGTCGAAATTGCGCAATCCGGGGAAGACGTTGTGGTGCTTTGCGAGGGCGATCCGTTTTTCTACGGTTCCTTCATGCATTTGTACACCCGGTTGAACGGACGGGTGGCAGTTTCCGTGGTTCCCGGAATCACGGGCATGTCCGCCGCCTGGACGGCTACGGGCAGGCCGGTGACCTGGGGCGACGATGTCATGACGGTGCTCATGGGCACCTTACCGGAGGCGGATTTGGCGGAGCGCATCGCCAGGACCGACGCCTTGGTGGTGATGAAGATCGGGCGCAATCTGGACAAGGTTCGCCGGGCACTGGAGCAGACTGGTCGCACCGACGAGGCTTGGCTGATCGAATACGCCGCCATGGCGGAAGAGCGGGTTGTCCCGTTCCGGGAGGCGGGCGAGACCGTACCTTATTTTTCGATCCTGCTTATTCATGGTAACGGGAGACGACCGTGAGCGGATCATTGGTTATAGCTGGCCTGGGGCCGGGCGACGAGGCTTTGGTGACACCGGAGGTCAGCCAGGTGCTGGCTGAGGCAACCGATATTGTCGGCTACACACCCTACGTCGAACGCGTTCCAGCGCGAGACGGCTTGGCCCGTCACAGTTCCGACAACCGTCAGGAAATCGAGCGGGCGGCCCATGCTTTGGAAATGGCAGCGGCAGGCCGAAAGGTGGTGGTTGTGTCATCGGGCGATCCGGGGGTGTTCGCCATGGCGGCGGCGATTTTCGAGGCGCTGGAATCGGGCGATTCTGCCTGGCGTCAGCTCGATATCCGGGTGTTGCCGGGCATTTCTGCCATGCTGGCGGCCAGCGCCCGTGTGGGTGCGCCGCTCGGACACGACTTCTGTTGCATCAACCTCTCGGACAACCTCAAGCCCTGGCCGTTGATCGAGAAACGACTGCGCCTGGCGGCTGAAGCGGATTTTGCCATGGCGTTCTATAATCCGCGCTCGAAGGCCCGGCCCGAAGGCTTTGCCAAGGCACTGAACAGCCTGCGTGATGCTTGCGGACCGGAGCGGGTCATCGTGTTCGCCCGCGCTGTATCCACTCCGGAGGCGTCGGTACGGGTTACCACGCTGGGGGATGCCCAGCCGGAGATGGCGGATATGCGGACACTGGTTATCGTAGGTTCCAGCCTGACCCGCGTCATCGAGCGCGACGGAGAGCCGTTCGTCTACACACCTAGATCCGCGCCGTGATCCAGCCAATGCAGTATCGCGCCGACATCGTGGACTTCGTGGCGTTCCGGCAACACCGGACGGTCGATCATCAGCACGGGCAACCCAAGCTGGCGAGCGGCAGTGAGTTTTGCCGCGGCCCCTTCGCCACCGGCGTTTTTGCACACGACGCGATCGATGCAATGTTCACGCAGCAAGGCCAGATCGCCGGCCACCGTGAATGGGCCTCGGTCGATGGTGACCGTGTAGTCGGGCAGGGGCAGAGGCGCATCCGGCTCGTCGACAAGCCGCAAGAGATAGTGATGCTGAGGCTGTGCCTGAAAGGCGTCCAGATGCATACGCCCGATAGCCAGCATGATTCGTTGGCCCGGGCCGGTCAACGAACTAACGGCTTTATCGATACCGCTGACAGGGTGCCAGCGGTCGCCGGGGACCGGTTGCCAGGGCGGTCGGGAGAGGGCGACGAGAGGCGTTCCCGTTCTCTCGGCCGCGAGCACCGCATGCCTGCTCATCTGCTCGGCAAAGGGATGGGTCGCGTCGACGATATGGGTGATAGCGCTATTTGCAAGGTAGGCGGCCAGGCCGTCGACGCCGCCGAAACCGCCCACACGCACCGGAACCGGTTGGCTTTTAGGGCTTGCGACACGGCCAGCGTAGCTAAAAATGGCGGGAATGGTGCGGGTCGCCAGGGCCTGCGCCAGTGCGCTGGCTTCGGTGGTGCCGCCCAGAATCAGGACTTTCATGATGGCTGACGTAGAGTACGCTCCCTGGCTGACTATCGTGGGCTGGGGGGAGAGTGGCATAAGCGGTCTCACTCCGGCAAGCAAAGACGCGCTGGAACAGGCGGAGATTGTCTTCGGCGCGAAGCGTCACCTGCAGTGGCTGCCTAAGATTGGTGGCGACATCCGCGAATGGCCGGTGCCGTTTGCCGAAGGTATTCCCTTGCTGCTGGCGGAACGGGGACGTCGTGTGGTGATGCTGGTCTCCGGGGATCCGTTCTGGTTTGGCGCGGGTACGGTACTGGCCCGCGAGCTTTCCTCCGACGAGTGGCAGGCACTCCCGGCAGCGTCCACATTCAGTCTGGCTGCGGCCCGTCTGGGCTGGGGACTGGAACGCACCCCGTGTCTCGGCTTGCATGCCGCGCCGCTAACGCGAATTCGCCCCTACCTCCAACCGGGTCGCCGGCTGCTGGTGCTGCTGCGTGACGGTGAAGCTGTGACTGAGCTGGTTGAGTTGCTCAACGCATACGGTTTCGGACGGTCGACGTTGCATATCCTCGAAGCCCTTGGGGGCGAACGGGAACGGATACGCTTCGTTGGGTCGGACGGCGCTCCGCCCGCCGATATACAGCACCCTGTCGCAGTAGGGCTTGAGGTATCCGGAAAAGGGCCGGCCATCCCGCTCACACCGGGCTTGCCGGATGATTTTTTTGAACACGACGGCCAGATCACCAAACAGCGGATTCGGGCGATGACCGTGTCCGCACTGGCCCCACGCGCCGGTGAGCGGCTGTGGGATATCGGCACCGGATCGGGCTCCGTGGCTATCGAGTGGCTGCTTAGACACCCGGATAACCAGGCTATCGGCTTCGAACGCTCAGGAGAAAGGGCGGCTCGAGCGACACGCAATGCGCGGGCCTTGGGCGTGGATTGGCTGCAGGTGGTCGAAGGCGCCGTTCCCGGTGCGCTGGAAAACCAGCCCTTGCCGGATGCGGTGTTCATTGGGGGCGGGTTGACGTCCGAGTTGCTCCAAGCGCTTTGGCAATACCTGCCAGAAGGTGTGCGCATTGTCGCGAATGCCGTGACCCTGGAATCCGAAGCCATACTGGCCCAGTGGCATGACTCGAAAGGCGGCGACCTTTGCCGTATCGAACTGGCGGAAGCGACGCCCATTGGCCGCCGTCGTGGCTGGAGTGCCAGTTATCCCATCGTCCAGTGGCGGGTAACCCGATGAAAATGGCCGGCTTCGGTTATCGCCGGGCGGCAAGCTTGGCCTCCCTGGCTGATGCTCTGGATTTGGCCATCCAAGCTTATGGCAATGTCGACTGTTTGGCGGCCAGTGCCGCAAAATCAGCGTGCGTAAAGGCATTGGGAAAGCATCGAAATCTGCCGGTGGAGATGGTCGACGAATCCGCGCTCTCGTCCGTCACCACCTTGACCCAATCCCAGGCCAGCCTGCGGGAAAAAGGCATCGGCAGTGTCGCCGAAGCTACGGCGTTGGCGGCGGCCGGGAGGGGCGCGCAATTGCTGGGGCCCCGAGTGATCTCGGCAGATCGGATGGCGACCTGTGCCGTGGCTGAAGGAAACGCGATATGACCGTACATTTCATTGGCGCCGGACCTGGCGCACCGGACCTGTTGACGCTGCGAGGCCGAGACCTGATTGCCGCGTGCCCGGTGTGTCTCTATGCGGGCTCCCTGGTGCCGGAAGAGGTGCTGACGCATTGTCCTGAAAATGCGCGAGTGATTAACACGGCGCCGCTTGCCCTGGATGACATCATCGGAGAGGTTCGCCGTGCCCATGCCGAGGGCAAGGATGTTGCCCGGCTGCACTCCGGCGACCTGTCGGTCTGGTCGGCGATGGGCGAACAGCTGAGGCGACTGCGGGAACTGACGATTCCGTACACCATCACGCCGGGTGTCCCATCTTTCGCCGCTGCGGCGGCCAGCCTGGGTAACGAGCTGACGTTGCCGGGTGTCGCCCAGTCGGTGGTCCTGACCCGCACGCCGGGTCGGGCTAGCGCCATGCCGGTCGACGAAACGCTGGCGAACTTTGCGCGTACCGGCGCCACCCTGGCGATTCATCTATCCATCCATAACCTGGCACAGGTCGTCGCGGATCTGATGCCGTTTTATGGGCAGGATTGCCCGGTAGCGGTTGTCTGGCGAGCCAGCTGGCCCGATGAACGCGTGGTGCGCGGTTGCCTAGCCGATATCGAGTCTGCCGTTGACGATGGCATGAACCGAACAGCGCTGATTCTCGTCGGACCGGCGCTGGCCTCAGCCGATTTTCAGGACAGTCGCCTTTACTCTTTTGATTACGACCGCCGCTTCAGGCCCCAATCCGCCGCATCGCCATTCGCGGACACATCCGGGGAAGACGCATGATCGAGCTGTCATTGATCGGCATCGGTACCGGCAATCCGGATCATGTGACCCTGGCTGCCGTCCGGTCGCTGAACACCGCTGACCTGATTCTGCTACCGCGCAAAGGAGAATCGAAATCGGATCTGGTGGATCTGCGGCGACTGCTTTGCCGGTCGTTGCTTGAGCCGGGCAGTGCCGCCCGAATTGTCGAGTTCGATCTACCCAGCCGGGATGAGAAGAAAGACTATCTGGATGCGGTGGATGAATGGCATCGTGCTATTTCCAGAGTCTGGATAGAGCTGATTAAGCGTTATTTGCCCGAAGGCGGTCGCGCTGCATTAATGATCTGGGGCGATCCATCGCTGTATGACAGCAGCCTGCGTATTGCCGGGCGTGTAGAAGAGTCCGGTATGGCAGTGGCGGTGAAGGTGGTACCGGGCATTACCAGCTTACAGGTCCTGACGGCTGAGCATCGCATCCCTCTGAACACCCTGGCCGAACCAGTGCAGATTACGACGGGCCGGTGTTTACGCGAACGCGGCTGGCCTGACGGCGTGAGCGCGGTTGCTGTCATGCTGGATAGCGGCGGTGCTTTCGAAGCGCTCGTGCCTGCAGACATCTACATCTGGTGGGGCGCCTACCTGGGTATGGACAAGCAATGCCTGATCGACGGTTGGCTCGGTGATGTCGGTGACTCGATCAGGCAGCGGCGCTCTGAGCTGCGTCGGCAGCATGGCTGGATTATGGATATCTACCTGTTGAAACGCGGGGCCCTTTGAACGACGCCTAACAATTCGACGTCGGATTTGCCGTGTCCAACAGTCTGTAAGGCCGGGCAGCGCAAGGTAGGACGAATTGGACTGCTGCCGGAGACGAGGCGGCCCTCCCATTAAACCTGCTGAATAGCCATGTAACACGCTGTCCCCGCAATAATCGAAAGCAAGGCATTTCGCCGCCATAGATGAAGTGCAATCACGACTAAGCTCGGCACCAACGCATCCGCTCCAAAGATCGGTGCGCTCCAGTGCCCGGATCGCAGCAGAAAAATGACCACCAACAGGGACATAACCGCCGCCGGCAAATACCGCCCGAGATGCTGGACCAGCGGATGGTCACTGTGGCGCGACAGAAACACGAAGGGAATCGCCCGGGTCGCGAATGTGGCGGCGGTGGCAACGACGGTGAACGCCAGGAGGTAAGTCATACTATCCATGTGGCTGCTCCAGTTCTGCGTTACCACGCTTATGGAAACGGTAGCTCAGCAGCAGGGTTACCGTCGCCAGAATGACCGCACCAATCAGTTGCTGATCCGCCGGGAGAACCGCAAGGCAAAGGCCCGCTGCGGCTGCGCCGATCCATATTGGCAACGACTGGCCCAGCACCTTGTATTGCTCGATGGTCAGTACGATAAACAGAGCCACCAGCGCGAACTCGATGCCGGTGCTGTCGAATGTCACCGCACGGCCCAGCCACGCACCGAGGGTAGAGCCGATCACCCAGTACGCCTGGTTGAAGAGCGTTATGCGAAAGTCATTCTGTTGCTCCTGGGCACGCTCCTCGGTGCGGGCGCGACTGGTCAGCAGGGAATAGGTCTCGTCAGTGAGGCCAAAAATCAGGTAGAGCTTACGCCAGCCCGCCCCGCGAAAGCGGCCCAATAGCGATAGCCCGTAGAATAGGTGGCGGGCATTGAGCACGAACATCGCGATAAACACTTCCACCAGCCCGGCGTTGGCGGCGAGGAGACCGACGGCCAGAAGCTGAGCGGCACCGGCAAACACAGTGATCGACATCAAGGTAGCGCCCCACCAGGGGTACTCCAGTTGCGTTACGAACAACACCCCAAAGGCCATGCCCAGCGGCAGATAGCCGAACATGATGGGTAGCGTCAATCGGACAACGGAACGGTTGTTCAAGCCAGTCTCCAGGAAAATCGGCAAAGCCCGGCATAATAGAGCAACAAACCTTGCCGGGTAAGGTACAGTGCGTCGCTGTACAGATGAACTGTACTGATGAACTGCACTGGCGAGCTGTACTAATGAACGCTACTGATGAACCGCACTGGTGGAGGAAAGCAGCCAGGTGAAGGAGGACATTGGATGAATGACGAGACCGAAAATCAGCCCCAGCCCGACCCTCGCCAGGAGCCGTTCGTGGTGGATAAGGGACTGCTGACCGAAGACCAGCTCGAGGGGTTGGTTGAGGAATATTGCACCCGTTATCACGGGGTGAACGACACCGAATCGCCCATGAACGAAAAGAGCCGGGTGATGACCGCAGTCAACAACGGTGACCTTGTAGTCTGGTTCAACCCCGTGGAAAACAGCGCGGGACTTGGGCCGAAGGCATGATTTTCGTTTGCGTTTATTTACCGAAAACGGGTACCCCGGTAGCATCTTAGACGCTACAATCCCTACTTGTTTCAGCGTCAGGCATGGATGTCGAAGCGCTGCTCTCCAGTTTTACCATCTTAATTGAGTGCGGGGTGGATTTTGATCAGGGTGCTGGTTGTTGACGACCACGAGCTGGTTCGATCAGGCATCACACGGATGCTGACTGACAATACGGACATTGAAGTTATCGGACAGGCCGCTTCCGGTGAGGACGCTGTAGAGTTTATTCGCTCTGACGCGCCGGATATTGTGCTGATGGATATTCGCATGCCGGGAATCGGCGGACTCGAAGCCACCCGCCGCATTTTGCGCATCGATGATTCCATCCGTGTCATCGTCGTCACCGCTTGCGCTGACGACCCCTATCCCACACGGGTCATGCAAGCCGGCGCTTCCGCCTATATCACCAAAAGCGCGGACATCAAGGAAATGGTTCGGGCCATTCGTATGGCTCACTCCGGCCAGCGCTACATCAGCCCCGAAATCGCCCAGAAGATGGCCCTTAAGCAGCTCGGCGGCGACAGCGGGGAAGACGATAAGCTGTCGATCTTCGACAAGCTCTCGGAGCGCGAACTGCAGATCGCCATGATGGTGGTCGATTGCCAGAAAGTTCAGGACATCTCGGACAAGCTCTGTCTCAGCCCAAAAACGGTCAACAGCTACCGTTACCGCATTTTTGAAAAGCTGGACATTTCCAGCGACGTCGAGCTTGCCCTGATGGCCGTCAGACTCGGGTTGCTTGATGCCGACAAAGTCTGAACAGACGACCGAATTCGATAGCAAAACCTTCTTAAAAAGGCTCACCGAACGACCCGGCGTCTACCGGATGCTGGACGCGAGCGGTGACGTTCTGTACGTGGGTAAGGCGCGGAACCTCAAAAATCGCGTCAGCAGCTATTTCCGCAAGAGCGGCTTGTCCCCCAAGACCGAAGCCTTGGTCAGCCGCATCAACCAGGTGGAAGTGACGATAACCGGCAGCGAGACCGAAGCGCTCCTGCTGGAACAGAATCTGATCAAATCCCTGCGCCCGCCGTACAACATCCTGCTGCGGGACGATAAATCCTATCCCTACATCTATCTTTCCGGTCACGACAAATACCCGTCGCTGATCTTCCGCCGTGGGCGTACGCGCAAAGGTAAAGGGACGTGGTTCGGACCTTTTCCGAGCTCTGGGGCGGTTCGGGAAAGTCTTAATGTATTACAGAAGATTTTCCGCATAAGGAATTGTAGTGACAGCTTTTTCAACAACCGAACACGGCCTTGCCTGCAGTACCAGATCAATCGTTGCACCGCTCCCTGCGTAGACTACGTCACGCCAGAGGAATACGCAGACGATATTCGCCACGCCACAATGTTCCTCGA
Coding sequences:
- a CDS encoding precorrin-8X methylmutase encodes the protein MPHVYETDGPAIYRESFSIIRREAALERFSPDEEPVAVRMIHAAGMVELAAHILFRDDVVVTARSALEQGAPILCDARMISEGITRARLPAGNRIVCTLWDEGVPDLAREMGNTRSAAAVELWHPHLEGAVVAIGNAPTALFHLLNMLEDPGCPRPAAIIGCPVGFVGAAESKEALWEKEVAPCCIVRGRLGGSAVTVAAVNAIADRKE
- a CDS encoding precorrin-2 C(20)-methyltransferase gives rise to the protein MKMGRIYGVGLGPGAQDLMSVRADRLIRDTRHVAYFRKKGRTGHARGIVEGMLADTAVELPMEYPVTTEIPVSDPRYNELLAAFYEASIRRLVEIAQSGEDVVVLCEGDPFFYGSFMHLYTRLNGRVAVSVVPGITGMSAAWTATGRPVTWGDDVMTVLMGTLPEADLAERIARTDALVVMKIGRNLDKVRRALEQTGRTDEAWLIEYAAMAEERVVPFREAGETVPYFSILLIHGNGRRP
- the cobJ gene encoding precorrin-3B C(17)-methyltransferase, with translation MSGSLVIAGLGPGDEALVTPEVSQVLAEATDIVGYTPYVERVPARDGLARHSSDNRQEIERAAHALEMAAAGRKVVVVSSGDPGVFAMAAAIFEALESGDSAWRQLDIRVLPGISAMLAASARVGAPLGHDFCCINLSDNLKPWPLIEKRLRLAAEADFAMAFYNPRSKARPEGFAKALNSLRDACGPERVIVFARAVSTPEASVRVTTLGDAQPEMADMRTLVIVGSSLTRVIERDGEPFVYTPRSAP
- a CDS encoding cobalt-precorrin-6A reductase, which encodes MKVLILGGTTEASALAQALATRTIPAIFSYAGRVASPKSQPVPVRVGGFGGVDGLAAYLANSAITHIVDATHPFAEQMSRHAVLAAERTGTPLVALSRPPWQPVPGDRWHPVSGIDKAVSSLTGPGQRIMLAIGRMHLDAFQAQPQHHYLLRLVDEPDAPLPLPDYTVTIDRGPFTVAGDLALLREHCIDRVVCKNAGGEGAAAKLTAARQLGLPVLMIDRPVLPERHEVHDVGAILHWLDHGADLGV
- the cbiE gene encoding precorrin-6y C5,15-methyltransferase (decarboxylating) subunit CbiE, which codes for MMADVEYAPWLTIVGWGESGISGLTPASKDALEQAEIVFGAKRHLQWLPKIGGDIREWPVPFAEGIPLLLAERGRRVVMLVSGDPFWFGAGTVLARELSSDEWQALPAASTFSLAAARLGWGLERTPCLGLHAAPLTRIRPYLQPGRRLLVLLRDGEAVTELVELLNAYGFGRSTLHILEALGGERERIRFVGSDGAPPADIQHPVAVGLEVSGKGPAIPLTPGLPDDFFEHDGQITKQRIRAMTVSALAPRAGERLWDIGTGSGSVAIEWLLRHPDNQAIGFERSGERAARATRNARALGVDWLQVVEGAVPGALENQPLPDAVFIGGGLTSELLQALWQYLPEGVRIVANAVTLESEAILAQWHDSKGGDLCRIELAEATPIGRRRGWSASYPIVQWRVTR
- a CDS encoding cobalamin biosynthesis protein, translating into MKMAGFGYRRAASLASLADALDLAIQAYGNVDCLAASAAKSACVKALGKHRNLPVEMVDESALSSVTTLTQSQASLREKGIGSVAEATALAAAGRGAQLLGPRVISADRMATCAVAEGNAI
- the cobM gene encoding precorrin-4 C(11)-methyltransferase is translated as MTVHFIGAGPGAPDLLTLRGRDLIAACPVCLYAGSLVPEEVLTHCPENARVINTAPLALDDIIGEVRRAHAEGKDVARLHSGDLSVWSAMGEQLRRLRELTIPYTITPGVPSFAAAAASLGNELTLPGVAQSVVLTRTPGRASAMPVDETLANFARTGATLAIHLSIHNLAQVVADLMPFYGQDCPVAVVWRASWPDERVVRGCLADIESAVDDGMNRTALILVGPALASADFQDSRLYSFDYDRRFRPQSAASPFADTSGEDA
- the cobF gene encoding precorrin-6A synthase (deacetylating); its protein translation is MIELSLIGIGTGNPDHVTLAAVRSLNTADLILLPRKGESKSDLVDLRRLLCRSLLEPGSAARIVEFDLPSRDEKKDYLDAVDEWHRAISRVWIELIKRYLPEGGRAALMIWGDPSLYDSSLRIAGRVEESGMAVAVKVVPGITSLQVLTAEHRIPLNTLAEPVQITTGRCLRERGWPDGVSAVAVMLDSGGAFEALVPADIYIWWGAYLGMDKQCLIDGWLGDVGDSIRQRRSELRRQHGWIMDIYLLKRGAL
- a CDS encoding branched-chain amino acid transporter permease, with amino-acid sequence MDSMTYLLAFTVVATAATFATRAIPFVFLSRHSDHPLVQHLGRYLPAAVMSLLVVIFLLRSGHWSAPIFGADALVPSLVVIALHLWRRNALLSIIAGTACYMAIQQV
- a CDS encoding AzlC family ABC transporter permease — encoded protein: MFGYLPLGMAFGVLFVTQLEYPWWGATLMSITVFAGAAQLLAVGLLAANAGLVEVFIAMFVLNARHLFYGLSLLGRFRGAGWRKLYLIFGLTDETYSLLTSRARTEERAQEQQNDFRITLFNQAYWVIGSTLGAWLGRAVTFDSTGIEFALVALFIVLTIEQYKVLGQSLPIWIGAAAAGLCLAVLPADQQLIGAVILATVTLLLSYRFHKRGNAELEQPHG
- the uvrY gene encoding UvrY/SirA/GacA family response regulator transcription factor; its protein translation is MIRVLVVDDHELVRSGITRMLTDNTDIEVIGQAASGEDAVEFIRSDAPDIVLMDIRMPGIGGLEATRRILRIDDSIRVIVVTACADDPYPTRVMQAGASAYITKSADIKEMVRAIRMAHSGQRYISPEIAQKMALKQLGGDSGEDDKLSIFDKLSERELQIAMMVVDCQKVQDISDKLCLSPKTVNSYRYRIFEKLDISSDVELALMAVRLGLLDADKV